A region of the Pseudomonadota bacterium genome:
CACTTCCAGTTCGCTGCCGCCGCGATCAGAGCGAAGGGCAGCGACGCCGCCGAGATCTCGCTGCCGGTATGGACCCCTGCAACCACCGAGGCGTTCGCGGTGTACGGCGAGGTCGACGCGAACGGTGCGGTGGGTCAGCCGGTGGCGCCGCCATCGAAGGTCTTCCCGCAGTTCGGCGGTCTCGAGGTGACCACGTCGTCAACCCAGCTTCAGGCGCTCACCGATGCGGTGATCTACCTGGTGCGCTACCCGTTCGAGTGTGGCGAGCAGCTCTCGTCGCGCGTGCTCTCCATCGCCGCCCTCAAGGATATGCTTGGCGCCTTCCATGCCGAGGGTCTGCCGTCGCCGAGCGCACTCATCGCGTTCGTCGGGCGAGACCTCGAGAAGCTGCGCGCCCTGCAGTGCGCCGACGGCGGCTTTGCGCTGTGGACCCGGGACGAGCTCGAGTTTCCGTATGTCTCAGTGCACGTGACCCATGCCCTCGTCATGGCCGACAAGAAAGGCTTCACCGTGCCGCGCGATGTGCTCGAACGGGCGAAGGGCTACCTGCAGGCCATCGAATCGCACTACCCGTCGAACTACTCTGCAGAGGCGCGTCGCGCCATCACCGCGTATGCGCTCTATGTCCGCCATCTGATGGATGACGACGACGCAGCGAAGGCGCGGGCGCTCATCACCGAGGCGGGTGGCGTTGACAAGATGCCGATGGAAGCGCTGGGCTGGCTGCTCATGGTCTTGTCGAAGCAACAGGCCGATGCCACCGACATCCGCACCTTTCTCGCCAACCATGTCACGGAGGAGGCGGGCACCGCCCATTTCGTGACCCGCTACGACGAGGCCACGACCTACGTGCTGTTCGCCTCCGACCGGCGCACCGATGGCATTCTCCTCGAGGCGCTCATCGAGGACAGCCCGAAGAGCGACCTCATTCCCAAGATCGTGCGCGGCCTCCTGGCCCACAGGTCAAAGGGGCACTGGGACAACACGCAGGAGAACACGTTCATCCTCCTCGCCCTCGATCGCTACTTCAACACCTACGAGAAGATCACGCCGGACTTCGTGGCGCGTCTCTGGCTGGGTCGCACCTTCGCCGGCGAGCACCGCTACAAAGGACGCACGACCGAGCGCCACGACACCCGCGTCGCCATGGCGCAGCTCGCATCGATGGGGAGCGCACCCAACCTCGTCATCGACAAGCAAGGGCAGGGACGCCTGTACTACCGCCTCGGTCTGCAGTACGCGCCGCGCGACCTGCGACTGGCGCCCGCCGAGCACGGCTTCAGCGTCGAGCGGGTCTACCAGGCGGTCGACAAGCCCGGCGACGTCAAGCACCAGGCCGACGGCACGTGGACCATCAAGGCGGGGGCGCGGGTGCGTGTGCGCGTCACCATGGTGGCGCCCGCGCCGCGCTATCACGTGGCGCTCGTCGATCCGCTGCCGGCGGGCCTCGAGGCGGTCAATCCCGTGCTGGCCGTGAATGGCACCGAGCCTGGAGCGGTGCCCTCTGCACCGTCGCTGGGCGCACGTCGCAACTACAGCTGGAGCGGTGGCTGGTACGAGCATCAGAACCTGCGAGACGAGCGCGCCGAGGCCTTCTGCTCGCTGCTCTGGGATGGCGTCTACACCTACGAGTACATCTGCCGCGCCACCACGCCAGGGAAGTTCGTGGTGCCGCCCGCAAAGGCCGAGGAGATGTATGCGCCCGAGACCTTCGGCCGCGGCGCGTCAGACATCGTGGTCGTGAAGTAGCCGTCCGCCCGGTCAGCGGTGCATCGAGGCGAATGCCTCAGCGGTCTCGCGCCGCGGGGCAGCCTTCACGCCCAGCTCGCCCGCAACGCGGGTGAACACCTTCTTGAACCCCTCGCACAGCACGGTGCGGCCATCGGCGCCGCCCCCCATCTGACGTTCGAACGGGCAGCCGCCGCGGCACACCCCGACCCACTCGCACGACAGACAGGCTGCAGGCGTGGCGGTCCAGGTCTTGTGCAGCGTCTGGGCCAGGGGCGTCGACAAGATATCGTCGAGCGGCTGGGTCAGGACGTCGCCCAGCAGGTACTCAGGCTGGCCAGAGAACTCGTCGCACGGATACACCCGCCCATCGTAGCCGAAGGTGGCATACTGCGAGCATGACGCCTCGAACTTGCAGTACGAGGGCGCGCGACCCGACAGTCCCCGCACCGCGCCGGAGAGGCTGCGAATGCGAAAATGCGAAAATCGGTGCGCCCCAGGGCAAGCCAGCGGTCGAAGACCCGCACCATGAACTCCCCATATTGCTCAGGCGTGACGAGCAGCTCGTAGCGCCCACCGACGAAGCGCCCCGCGGGCGGGAAGTCGGCTTCCCAGAACCCAGCCTCGGCAAACCAGTCGACCAGGGCCTCGGCGTGGGGAAGCGCGTGCGGCGTGAGCACGCACGAAGCGCGCGGCGTGATGCCGGCGCGCTTGAGCGCGGCGCTGCCGGCCATGGTGAGGGCGTGGGTGCCACGACCCGATGGCGCCTTGCGATGGTGATCGTGCAACGCCTCGAAGCCGTCGAGGCTCACCGTGACGGTGAAGCGATGGCGCGCCAGCAGCGCGGCCCACGCGTCATCGATGAGCGTGGCGTTGGTCTGGATGGCGTGACGCACGCCGCCTGCCGACAGATGTGCCTCGGCGATGTCGACAGCCCGCTCGAAGGCACGACGCCCGACGAGCGTGGGCTCCCCTCCG
Encoded here:
- a CDS encoding SPASM domain-containing protein, whose protein sequence is MWGVHGAGLRPLACPGAHRFSHFRIRSLSGAVRGLSGRAPSYCKFEASCSQYATFGYDGRVYPCDEFSGQPEYLLGDVLTQPLDDILSTPLAQTLHKTWTATPAACLSCEWVGVCRGGCPFERQMGGGADGRTVLCEGFKKVFTRVAGELGVKAAPRRETAEAFASMHR
- a CDS encoding radical SAM protein, translated to MGQGVTTPRRLAPVVKLIESCNLACSYCYQEDLLGRRRVMSEATLTRIVSELARIRSGPLQILWFGGEPTLVGRRAFERAVDIAEAHLSAGGVRHAIQTNATLIDDAWAALLARHRFTVTVSLDGFEALHDHHRKAPSGRGTHALTMAGSAALKRAGITPRASCVLTPHALPHAEALVDWFAEAGFWEADFPPAGRFVGGRYELLVTPEQYGEFMVRVFDRWLALGRTDFRIFAFAASPARCGDCRVARPRTASSRRHARSMPPSATMGGCIRATSSLASLSTCWATS